In a genomic window of Streptomyces sp. NBC_01142:
- a CDS encoding nucleoside triphosphate pyrophosphatase: MTAQRPRIVLGSASPARLNLLRQAGLAPEVIVSGVDEDALSAPTPAELALVLAEAKAAAVAAHPEAAGALVIGCDTVLELDGEALGKPSDAEDATTRWKSMRGRAGILRTGHCVTDTATGRSASATASTTVRFGEPTDAEIAAYVASGEPLHVAGAFTLDGRSAPFIDSIDGDPGNVIGLSLPLLRRLLAELGYSITDLWA; the protein is encoded by the coding sequence ATGACCGCTCAGCGCCCCCGCATCGTCCTCGGCTCCGCCTCCCCCGCCCGTCTCAACCTGCTGCGCCAGGCCGGACTCGCCCCCGAGGTGATAGTCAGCGGTGTCGACGAGGACGCACTGAGCGCCCCGACCCCGGCCGAACTGGCCCTGGTCCTCGCCGAGGCGAAGGCCGCCGCCGTGGCCGCCCACCCCGAGGCCGCCGGAGCCCTGGTCATCGGCTGCGACACGGTCCTCGAACTCGACGGCGAGGCCCTCGGCAAGCCCTCGGACGCGGAGGACGCCACCACCCGCTGGAAGTCGATGCGCGGCCGCGCGGGCATCCTGCGGACCGGCCACTGCGTGACCGACACGGCGACGGGCCGCAGCGCCTCCGCGACCGCGTCCACCACGGTGCGCTTCGGCGAGCCGACGGACGCCGAGATCGCCGCGTACGTCGCCAGCGGCGAACCGCTGCATGTGGCGGGCGCGTTCACGCTGGACGGCCGCTCGGCGCCGTTCATCGACTCCATCGACGGCGACCCCGGGAACGTCATCGGACTTTCGCTGCCGCTGCTGCGCAGGCTGCTGGCCGAGCTCGGTTACTCGATCACCGACCTGTGGGCCTAG
- the mmpB gene encoding morphogenic membrane protein MmpB, translating to MLWSDPENEPPKELRETQAMMRRVGLVLALAMVIAMFVAGLR from the coding sequence ATGCTGTGGTCCGACCCGGAGAACGAGCCCCCCAAAGAACTGCGCGAGACGCAGGCCATGATGCGCCGCGTGGGCCTGGTGCTGGCGCTGGCCATGGTGATTGCGATGTTTGTGGCCGGCCTCCGTTGA
- a CDS encoding IS110 family transposase yields the protein MLDTGEIAVFLGLDVGKGDHHGHGLTAGGKTVYDKRLPNSEPKLRAVFDKLTARFGRVLVIVDQPASIGALPLAVARDAGCHVAYLPGLAMRRIADLYPGEAKTDARDAHVIADAARTMPHTLRALELADETAAQLTVLTGFDQDLAAEATRTSNRLRGLLTQFHPSLERVLGPRLDHQAVTHLLERFGSPAALRKAGRRRLVNLIRPKAPRMAERLVDDIFDALDEQTVVVPGTGTLDVVVPSLARSLAAVHEQRRALEAQIGELLESHPLSQVLTSMPGVGVRTAATLLVTIGDGTSFPTAAHLASYAGLAPATRSSGSSIHGEHAPRTGNRLLKRAMFLSAFAALHDPASRTYYERQRARGKTHTQALLRLARHRISVLFAMLRDGTFYESRTPETATA from the coding sequence GTGCTCGACACCGGTGAAATCGCGGTCTTCCTCGGCCTGGACGTCGGCAAGGGCGACCACCACGGCCACGGCCTGACAGCGGGCGGCAAGACCGTCTACGACAAGCGGCTGCCCAACAGCGAGCCGAAACTGCGGGCCGTGTTCGACAAGCTCACGGCCAGGTTCGGCCGCGTGCTGGTCATCGTGGACCAGCCCGCATCGATCGGCGCCCTGCCGCTCGCGGTGGCCCGGGACGCCGGCTGCCACGTGGCCTACCTGCCAGGGCTGGCGATGCGGCGGATCGCCGATTTGTATCCCGGTGAGGCCAAGACCGATGCCCGCGACGCGCACGTGATCGCGGACGCCGCCCGCACCATGCCTCACACCCTGCGGGCCCTGGAACTGGCCGACGAGACCGCGGCCCAGCTTACCGTCCTGACCGGCTTCGACCAGGACCTCGCCGCCGAGGCTACCCGCACCAGCAACCGGCTCCGCGGCCTGCTCACCCAGTTCCACCCGAGCCTGGAGCGAGTACTGGGGCCCCGCCTGGACCACCAGGCTGTGACGCACCTGCTGGAACGCTTCGGCTCGCCCGCCGCCCTGCGTAAGGCCGGACGCCGCAGGCTCGTGAACCTGATACGGCCCAAGGCCCCGCGCATGGCCGAACGCCTGGTGGACGACATCTTCGACGCGCTCGACGAACAGACCGTCGTGGTCCCGGGCACCGGCACCCTGGACGTGGTCGTGCCCTCGCTGGCCCGCTCGCTGGCCGCCGTCCACGAACAACGACGCGCTCTGGAAGCCCAGATCGGCGAGCTGCTTGAGTCGCACCCTCTTTCCCAGGTCCTGACCTCGATGCCCGGAGTCGGTGTCAGGACCGCCGCCACCTTGCTGGTCACCATCGGCGACGGCACCTCGTTCCCCACTGCCGCCCACCTTGCCTCCTACGCCGGCCTCGCCCCGGCAACGAGGTCCTCCGGATCCTCCATCCACGGCGAACACGCCCCCAGAACAGGCAACCGGCTCCTGAAACGGGCCATGTTCCTCTCCGCGTTCGCCGCCCTGCACGACCCCGCCTCCCGCACCTACTACGAACGGCAAAGAGCCCGCGGCAAGACCCACACACAGGCCTTGCTCCGCCTCGCCCGCCACCGCATCAGCGTGCTGTTCGCCATGCTCCGCGACGGCACCTTCTACGAATCCCGCACCCCCGAGACAGCCACCGCATGA
- a CDS encoding SGNH/GDSL hydrolase family protein, which produces MHTYLRRTAAPLAAVALGLALLAGTEPLAEPADPLIAAAASGPASGAVGAARPSAAASGPWTAAWGASPQLPSTGFTPNWSQEGFSRQTVRQVVRITKDGDRARIRLSNAYGTSPLRITGATIARTAGGAAVEKGSVRHLTFAGKRSVSVPAHAELRSDAAPLPLKALESVTVTLYLAGTTGPATFHSQAWADTYRAEGDHRADVSGKAFTDTSQSWYYLSGVDVGGAEKPRGNDGVVLFGDSITDSFGSTPNTDRRYSDAVAELSGRPVVNSGIGGNLVLNDSAWYGERGTARFGRDALDQPGVSTVVVLEGVNDIGFSEVKGQPTFKPSPVVSSRELIAGYRQLIRSGHARGLRVIGSTLLPLKGSDHWGAHAAKVSDEVNHWIRTSGEFDAVADFDKALADPADADRINPAYDSGDALHPNDAGYRRMAAEATRVL; this is translated from the coding sequence ATGCACACGTACCTCCGTCGCACCGCCGCCCCGCTCGCCGCCGTCGCTCTCGGTCTCGCTCTTCTTGCCGGTACGGAGCCCCTGGCCGAGCCCGCGGATCCGCTGATCGCCGCTGCCGCCTCCGGGCCGGCCTCCGGGGCCGTTGGTGCCGCCCGGCCGTCGGCTGCCGCCTCGGGGCCGTGGACCGCCGCCTGGGGCGCCTCTCCGCAGCTCCCCAGCACCGGCTTCACCCCCAACTGGTCCCAGGAGGGCTTCTCCCGCCAGACCGTCCGCCAGGTCGTCCGGATCACCAAGGACGGCGACCGGGCCCGGATCCGCCTCTCCAACGCCTACGGAACCTCCCCGCTGCGCATCACCGGCGCCACCATCGCCCGTACCGCCGGCGGCGCGGCCGTCGAGAAGGGCTCGGTACGGCACCTCACCTTCGCCGGGAAGCGCTCCGTCTCGGTCCCCGCGCATGCCGAGCTCCGCAGCGACGCCGCCCCACTGCCCCTGAAGGCACTGGAGTCGGTGACCGTCACGCTCTATCTCGCCGGTACCACCGGGCCCGCCACCTTCCACTCCCAGGCCTGGGCCGACACCTACCGCGCCGAGGGTGACCACCGTGCCGATGTCTCCGGGAAGGCCTTCACCGACACCAGCCAGTCCTGGTACTACCTCTCCGGCGTCGACGTCGGCGGCGCCGAGAAGCCCCGCGGGAACGACGGTGTCGTCCTCTTCGGGGATTCCATCACCGACAGTTTCGGCTCCACGCCGAACACCGATCGCCGCTACTCCGATGCCGTCGCCGAGCTCAGCGGCCGGCCGGTCGTCAACTCCGGTATCGGCGGCAACCTCGTCCTCAATGACTCGGCCTGGTACGGCGAGCGCGGCACCGCCCGCTTCGGCCGGGACGCCCTCGACCAGCCTGGCGTCTCGACCGTCGTCGTCCTCGAAGGCGTCAATGACATCGGCTTCAGCGAGGTGAAGGGCCAGCCCACATTCAAGCCCTCGCCCGTCGTCTCGTCCCGTGAACTCATCGCCGGATACCGGCAGTTGATCCGATCCGGGCACGCCAGGGGACTTCGCGTCATCGGCTCCACGCTACTCCCGCTGAAGGGCTCCGACCACTGGGGCGCGCACGCGGCGAAGGTCAGTGACGAGGTCAACCACTGGATCCGTACGTCGGGTGAGTTCGACGCCGTCGCCGACTTCGACAAGGCGCTCGCCGACCCGGCCGACGCGGACCGGATCAACCCCGCGTACGACTCGGGGGACGCCCTGCACCCCAACGATGCGGGGTACCGGCGGATGGCGGCGGAGGCAACCCGGGTTCTCTGA
- a CDS encoding acyl-CoA carboxylase epsilon subunit, with protein MIKVVRGNPTPEELAAALAVVQARAAATASAAEGVPLLPEQWSDPARIARSRRPQPGPRSWARTYWPL; from the coding sequence ATGATCAAGGTCGTACGAGGAAATCCCACCCCGGAGGAGCTGGCCGCCGCACTGGCGGTGGTCCAGGCGCGCGCCGCGGCAACGGCCTCCGCCGCAGAAGGGGTCCCGCTGCTGCCCGAGCAGTGGTCGGACCCGGCGCGCATCGCACGCAGCAGGAGGCCGCAGCCGGGGCCGCGGTCCTGGGCGCGCACGTATTGGCCCTTGTAG
- a CDS encoding acyl-CoA carboxylase subunit beta, with product MSEPEKIDVHTTAGKLADLQRRVDEATHAGSARAVEKQHAKGKLTARERVDLLLDEGSFVELDEFARHRSTNFGLEQTRPYGDGVVTGYGTVDGRPVAVFSQDFTVFGGALGEVYGQKIIKVMDFALKTGCPVIGINDSGGARIQEGVSALGMYGEIFRRNTHASGVIPQISLVVGPCAGGAVYSPAITDFTVMVDQTSHMFITGPDVIKTVTGEDVGMEELGGARTHNTTSGVAHHMAGDEKDAIEYVKSLLSYLPSNNLSEAPAFPEEADLDTSDEDRELDTLIPDSANQPYDVHTVIEHVLDEGEFLETQAMFAPNIVTGFGRVEGFPVGIVANQPMQFAGCLDINASEKAARFVRTCDAFNVPVVTFVDVPGFLPGVDQEYGGIIRRGAKLIYAYAEATVPLITIITRKAFGGAYDVMGSKHLGADLNLAWPTAQVAVMGAQGAVNILHRRTIAAAGDADSMEATRARLIQEYEDTLLNPYTAAERGYVDAVIMPSETRAHIVKGLRQLRTKRESLPPKKHGNIPL from the coding sequence ATGTCCGAGCCGGAAAAGATCGACGTCCACACCACCGCGGGAAAGCTCGCGGATCTTCAGCGCCGCGTCGACGAGGCGACGCACGCCGGGTCCGCGCGCGCGGTGGAGAAGCAGCATGCCAAGGGCAAGCTGACCGCCCGTGAGCGGGTCGATCTGCTGCTCGACGAAGGGTCGTTCGTCGAGCTCGACGAATTCGCCCGGCACCGCTCCACCAACTTCGGTCTGGAGCAGACCCGCCCGTACGGAGACGGTGTGGTCACCGGCTACGGCACGGTCGACGGCCGCCCGGTCGCCGTCTTCTCGCAGGACTTCACGGTCTTCGGCGGCGCGCTCGGCGAGGTCTACGGCCAGAAGATCATCAAGGTGATGGACTTCGCGCTGAAGACCGGCTGCCCCGTCATCGGCATCAACGACTCCGGCGGCGCCCGTATCCAGGAGGGCGTCAGCGCGCTCGGCATGTACGGCGAGATCTTCCGCCGCAACACCCACGCCTCCGGCGTGATCCCGCAGATCTCGCTGGTCGTCGGGCCCTGCGCGGGCGGCGCGGTCTACTCCCCCGCGATCACCGACTTCACGGTGATGGTCGACCAGACCTCGCACATGTTCATCACCGGTCCGGACGTCATCAAGACGGTCACCGGCGAGGATGTCGGCATGGAGGAGCTGGGCGGAGCCCGTACGCACAACACCACCTCGGGCGTCGCGCACCACATGGCGGGTGACGAGAAGGACGCCATCGAGTACGTCAAGTCCCTGCTGTCGTACCTGCCTTCGAACAACCTCTCCGAGGCGCCGGCCTTCCCCGAGGAAGCCGATCTGGACACGAGCGACGAGGACCGCGAGCTCGACACGCTCATCCCGGACTCCGCGAACCAGCCGTACGACGTGCACACCGTCATCGAGCATGTGCTGGACGAGGGCGAATTCCTCGAGACGCAGGCGATGTTCGCGCCGAACATCGTCACCGGCTTCGGGCGCGTGGAGGGCTTCCCGGTCGGCATCGTCGCCAACCAGCCGATGCAGTTCGCCGGCTGCCTGGACATCAACGCCTCCGAGAAGGCCGCGCGTTTCGTCCGTACCTGCGACGCCTTCAACGTCCCGGTGGTGACCTTCGTCGACGTCCCCGGCTTCCTGCCCGGCGTCGACCAGGAGTACGGCGGCATCATCCGGCGCGGCGCGAAGCTGATCTACGCGTACGCGGAGGCCACGGTCCCGCTGATCACCATCATCACGCGGAAGGCCTTCGGCGGCGCGTACGACGTCATGGGCTCCAAGCATCTGGGCGCCGATCTGAACCTGGCGTGGCCGACCGCACAGGTGGCCGTGATGGGCGCGCAGGGCGCGGTGAACATCCTGCACCGCCGTACCATCGCGGCCGCGGGCGACGCCGACAGCATGGAGGCGACCCGCGCCCGGCTGATCCAGGAGTACGAGGACACGCTCCTCAACCCGTACACCGCGGCCGAACGCGGTTATGTGGACGCGGTGATCATGCCCTCGGAGACGCGGGCACACATCGTGAAGGGCCTGCGTCAGCTGCGTACGAAGCGGGAAAGCCTGCCTCCGAAGAAGCACGGCAACATCCCCCTCTAG